A region of Streptomyces sp. WMMC500 DNA encodes the following proteins:
- a CDS encoding TetR/AcrR family transcriptional regulator, giving the protein MQDVQEPAAWGGVEPEAAQRLLTAGVEAFAERGYHATTTRDIAGRAGMSPAALYIHFRTKEELLFRISRVGHERARGVIAAAAESEGTAGERLARAVRTFARWHAEHHTTARVVQYELAALGEEHYAEIVALRRDIDRLVRGIIEDGVRDGEFAVADVPGTALAVLSLCVDVARWFSAAGSRPPGEVGALYADLVGRMVAAPDARGGQKENARGGQKE; this is encoded by the coding sequence ATGCAGGACGTCCAGGAGCCCGCGGCCTGGGGCGGCGTCGAGCCGGAGGCGGCGCAGCGGCTGCTCACCGCGGGGGTCGAGGCCTTCGCGGAGCGCGGCTACCACGCCACCACCACCCGCGACATCGCCGGCCGTGCCGGGATGAGCCCTGCCGCGCTGTACATCCACTTCAGGACCAAGGAAGAGCTGCTCTTCCGCATCAGCCGCGTCGGCCACGAGCGGGCCCGGGGGGTCATCGCCGCCGCGGCGGAGTCCGAGGGCACGGCGGGGGAGCGGCTGGCGCGCGCCGTACGGACCTTCGCGCGCTGGCACGCGGAGCACCACACGACGGCGCGCGTGGTGCAGTACGAGCTGGCGGCGCTCGGCGAGGAGCACTACGCGGAGATCGTCGCGCTGCGGCGGGACATCGACCGGCTGGTGCGCGGGATCATCGAGGACGGCGTACGGGACGGCGAGTTCGCGGTGGCCGACGTGCCGGGGACGGCGCTGGCCGTGCTGTCGCTCTGCGTGGACGTGGCCCGCTGGTTCAGCGCGGCGGGCAGCAGGCCGCCGGGCGAGGTGGGGGCGCTGTACGCGGACCTGGTCGGCCGGATGGTCGCGGCGCCGGACGCGCGGGGCGGTCAGAAGGAGAACGCGCGGGGCGGTCAGAAGGAGTAG
- a CDS encoding MaoC family dehydratase, whose translation MAEPRTFTSVDELKGAVGEQLGPTDWVEIDQRRIDLFAEATGDHQWIHVDPERAAGGPFGGTIAHGYLTLSLLPLFGPQLIDVTGVRMGVNYGTNKVRFPAPVPVNSRLRASAVIVDVTEVAGGVQLAVRYTVEREGGEKPVCVAESVVRYSF comes from the coding sequence ATGGCAGAGCCCCGCACGTTCACCTCGGTCGACGAGCTGAAGGGCGCGGTGGGCGAGCAGTTGGGGCCCACCGACTGGGTGGAGATCGACCAGCGGCGCATCGACCTGTTCGCCGAGGCGACCGGCGACCACCAGTGGATCCACGTCGACCCGGAGCGGGCCGCCGGCGGCCCGTTCGGCGGCACGATCGCCCACGGGTACCTCACGCTCTCGCTGCTGCCGCTCTTCGGCCCCCAGCTCATCGACGTCACGGGCGTCCGCATGGGCGTCAACTACGGCACGAACAAGGTGCGCTTCCCCGCCCCCGTCCCCGTGAACTCCCGGCTGCGGGCGTCCGCCGTGATCGTGGACGTGACCGAGGTCGCGGGCGGCGTGCAGCTCGCCGTGCGGTACACGGTCGAGCGCGAGGGCGGCGAGAAGCCCGTGTGCGTCGCGGAGTCGGTGGTCCGCTACTCCTTCTGA
- a CDS encoding SDR family oxidoreductase — protein MGSVRDARAVVTGGGAGIGAALARRLAAAGARVAVNDLDADRAAAVAAGIGGVALPGDASGAVAAGREALGGIDLFCANAGVATGGGPEAADDEWSAAWDVNVMAHVRAARELLPEWLERGEGRFVATVSAAGLLSMVGAAPYSVTKHAALAFAEWLSLTYRHRGIAVHAVCPQGVRTDMLRATGAAGDLVLVPGALEPEQVADAVLAGIAEDRFLILPHPEVAGYSALRATDPDRWLAGMNHLQRTLEDGRG, from the coding sequence ATGGGCAGCGTGCGGGACGCGCGGGCGGTGGTCACCGGCGGCGGCGCCGGCATCGGCGCCGCGCTGGCGCGGCGGCTCGCCGCGGCGGGTGCCCGGGTCGCCGTCAACGACCTCGACGCCGACAGGGCAGCGGCCGTGGCAGCCGGGATCGGCGGCGTCGCGCTGCCCGGCGACGCCTCCGGCGCCGTGGCCGCCGGCCGCGAGGCGCTCGGCGGCATCGACCTCTTCTGCGCCAACGCAGGCGTCGCCACCGGCGGCGGCCCCGAGGCCGCGGACGACGAGTGGTCCGCCGCCTGGGACGTCAACGTCATGGCCCACGTGCGGGCCGCGCGCGAACTGCTGCCGGAGTGGCTGGAGCGCGGCGAGGGCCGGTTCGTCGCCACCGTCTCGGCCGCCGGCCTGCTGTCGATGGTCGGCGCCGCCCCGTACAGCGTCACCAAGCACGCCGCGCTCGCCTTCGCCGAGTGGCTGTCCCTCACGTACCGCCACCGCGGCATCGCCGTGCACGCGGTCTGTCCCCAGGGCGTACGCACCGACATGCTCCGCGCCACCGGCGCCGCCGGGGACCTCGTCCTCGTCCCCGGCGCCCTCGAACCCGAGCAGGTGGCCGACGCCGTCCTGGCCGGCATCGCCGAGGACCGCTTCCTGATCCTGCCGCACCCCGAGGTCGCCGGCTACAGCGCTCTCCGCGCCACAGACCCGGACCGCTGGCTGGCGGGCATGAACCACC